Genomic window (Drosophila ananassae strain 14024-0371.13 chromosome 3L, ASM1763931v2, whole genome shotgun sequence):
TCAGCACGATCGAGTACATAGACGAGGAACAGATGCACGAGTCTGTGCCCTCGGTGATAGAGATTCTGGCTGCCATGGCCTTGGGACCAATGCTGGCAGTTCCGGCCTCGGAACAGCCCGGCGCCATGACCCCCAGCGAAATGCATACGCTCAAGGAGCTCAGCGACTTGGCCCTCGCCGAGATTAACGCTCGCACAATGGAGCTGGCACACCACTCCCTGGATATTATCGAGGAGGAGAACACCGAACCAGTAGAAACAGATGTCACTAATCATATTTTAGAGCCTTCTGCACAAATTTCTGCGAAAGATACTGAAAACCTTGGAAATGATAATCCTATGATAACAAAAAATGATGATGAAAAAGATCCTTCTCCCGAATCTACCGCAGAAACTTCCACATCTCCTCTTACTAAGAATAATCCTGCTCCAGAATCTACAGAAATAGCAGCTGAAACACCTACTGCGACAAATCCTGCAGAACTAGCTGTGACTACATCTGTTCCTGAATTCATAAAAGTTGAAGCTGCAGCACCAGCAGAAACAATCCCAGCTCCTGTGGAAGCTCCAGTGGATaatcctgttccagaaatcgctGCAGTAGAAACTACAGCACCGGCGGAAACAATCCTAGCTCCTGTAGAAGCTCCAGTGGATaatcctgttccagaaatcgctGCAGTAGAAACAACCCCAGCTCCTGTGGAAGCTGCAGTGGATagtcctgttccagaaatcgcCGCAGTAGAAGCTGCAGCACCGCCGGAAACAATCCCAGCTCCTGTGGAACCACCAGTGGATaatcctgttccagaaatcgctGCAGTAGAAACTACAGCACCGGCGGAAACAATCCCAGCTCCTGTGGCAGCTCCAGTAGATaatcctgttccagaaatcgctGCAGTAGGAGCTGCAGCACCGCCGGAAACAGTCCCAGCTCCTGTGGAAGCTCCAGTGGATagtcctgttccagaaatcgctGCAGTAGAAGCTGCAGCACCGCCGGAAACAATCCCAGTTCCTGTGGAACCACCAGTGGATaatcctgttccagaaatcgctGCAGTAGAAACAATCCCAGCTCCTGTGGAAGCTCCAGTGGATagtcctgttccagaaatcgctGCAGTAGAAGCTGCAGCACCAACAGAAACAATCCCAGCTCCAGTGGAAGCTCCATTGGATaatcctgttccagaaatcgctGCAGTAGAAGCTGCAGCACCAACAGAAACAATTCCAGCTCCAGTGGATaatcctgttccagaaatcgctGCAGTAGAAGCTGCAGCTCTGCCGGAAACAGTCCCAGCTCCTGTGGAAGCTCTAGTGGATagtcctgttccagaaatcgctGCAGTAGAAGCTGCAGCACCAGCAGAAACAATCACAGCTCCAGTGGAAGCTCCAGTGGATagtcctgttccagaaatcgctGCAGTTAAAACTACAGCACCAGCGGAAACAATCCCAGCTCCTGTGGAAGCTCCAATGGATaatcctgttccagaaatcgctGCAGTAGAAACAATCCCAGCTCCTGTGGAAGCTCCAGTGGATagtcctgttccagaaatcgctGCAGTAGAAGCTGCAGCACCAACAGAAACAATCCCAGCTCCTGTGGAAGCACCAGTGGATaatcctgttccagaaatcgctGCAGTAGAAACTACAGCACCGGCGGAAACAATCCCAGCTCCTGTGGCAGCTCCAGTAGATaatcctgttccagaaatcgctGCAGTAGGAGCTGCAGCACCGCCGGAAACAGTCCCAGCTCCTGTGGAAGCTCCAGTGGATagtcctgttccagaaatcgctGCAGTAGAAGCTGCAGCACCGCCGGAAACAATCCCAGTTCCTGTGGAACCACCAGTGGATaatcctgttccagaaatcgctGCAGTAGAAACAATCCCAGCTCCTGTGGAAGCTCCAGTGGATagtcctgttccagaaatcgctGCAGTAGAAGCTGCAGCACCAACAGAAACAATCCCAGCTCCAGTGGAAGCTCCATTGGATaatcctgttccagaaatcgctGCAGTAGAAGCTGCAGCACCAACAGAAACAATTCCAGCTCCAGTGGATaatcctgttccagaaatcgctGCAGTAGAAACTACAGCACCGGCGGAAACAATCCCATCTCCAGTGGATaatcctgttccagaaatcgctGCAGTAGAAGCTGCAGCACCAACAGAAACAATCCCAGCTCCAGTGGATaatcctgttccagaaatcgctGCAGTAGAAACTACAGCACCGCCGGAAACAATCCCAGCTCCTGTGGAAGCTCCAGATGATagtcctgttccagaaatcgctGCAGTAGAAACTACAGCACCAGCGGAAACAATCCCAGCTCCTGTGGAAGCTCCAATGGATaatcctgttccagaaatcgctGCAGTAGAAACAATCCCAGCTCCTGTGGAAGCTCCAGTGGATagtcctgttccagaaatcgctGCAGTAGCAGCTGCAGCACCAACAGAAACAATCCCAGCTCCAGTGGATAATActgttccagaaatcgctGCAGTAGAAACTACAGCACCGGCTGAAACAATCCCAGCTCCTGTGGAAGCTCCATTGGATaatcctgttccagaaatcgctGCAGTAGAAGCTGCAGCACCAACAGAAACAATCCCAGCTCCAGTGGATaatcctgttccagaaatcgctGCAGTAGAAATTACAGCACCGGCTGAAACAATCCCAGCTCCTGTGGAAGCTCCAGTGGATagtcctgttccagaaatcgctGCAGTAGAAGCTGCAGTACCAGCAGAAACAATCTCAGCTCCTGTGGAACCACCAGTGGATaatcctgttccagaaatcgctGCAGTAGAAGCTGCAGCACCGCCGGAAGCAATCCCAGCTCCTGTGGAACCACCAGTGGATaatcctgttccagaaatcgctGCAGTAGAAGCTGCAGCACCAGCAGAAACAATCCCAGCTCCAGTGGAAGCTCCACTGGATaatcctgttccagaaatcgctGCAGTAGAAGCTGCAGCACCGCCGGAAACAATCCCAGCTCCTGTGGAACCACCAGTGGATaatcctgttccagaaatcgctGCAGTAGAAGCTGCAGCACCGCCGGAAACAATCCCAGCTCCTGTGGAACCACCAGTGGATaatcctgttccagaaatcgctGCAGTAGAAGCTGCAGCACCAGCAGAAACAATCCCAGCTCCAGTGGAAGCTCCATTGGATaatcctgttccagaaatcgctGCAGTAGAAACAATCCCAGCTCCAGTGGAAGCTCCATTGGATaatcctgttccagaaatcgctGCAGTAGAAGCTGCAGCACCAACAGAAACAATCCCAGCTCCAGTGGATaatcctgttccagaaatcgctGCAGTAGAAACTACAGCACCGCCGGAAACAATCCCAGCTCCTGTGGAAGCTCCAGATGATagtcctgttccagaaatcgctGCAGTAGAAACTACAGCACCAGCGGAAACAATCCCAGCACCTGTGGAAGCTCCAATGGATaatcctgttccagaaatcgctGCAGTAGAAACAATCCCAGCTCCTGTGGAAGCTCCAGTGGATagtcctgttccagaaatcgctGCAGTAGAAGCTGCAGCACCAACAGAAACAATCCCACCTCCAGTGGATaatcctgttccagaaatcgctGCAGTAGAAACTACAGCACCGGCTGAAACAATCCCGGCTCCTGTGGAAGCTCCAGTGAATagtcctgttccagaaatcgctGCAGTAGAAACTACAGCACCGACTGAAACAATCCCAGCTCCTGTGGAACCACCAGTGGATaatcctgttccagaaatcgctGCAGTAGAAGCTGCAGCACCGCCGGAAACAATCCCAGCTCCTGTGGAAGCTCCAGTGGATaatcctgttccagaaatcgctGCAGTAGAAGCTGCAGCACCGCCGGAAACAATCCCAGCTCCTGTGGAAGCTCCAGTGGATAATCCTGTTCCAGAAGTCGCTGCAGTAGAAACAATCCCAGCTCCTGTGGAAGCTCCAGTGGAATATACTGTTCCAGATCTCGCCGCAGTAGAAGCTGCAGCACCGCCGGAAACAATCCCAGCTCCTGTGGAAGCTCCAGTGAATagtcctgttccagaaatcggTGCAGTAGAAACAATCCCAGCTCCTGTGGAAGCTCCAGTGGATAATCCTGTTCCAGAAGTAGCTGCAGTAGAAGCTGCAGCACCAGCAGAAACAATCCCAGCTTCAGTGGAAGCTCCAGTGGATAATCCTGTTCCAAAAATCGCTGCAGTAGAAACAATCCCAGCTCCAGTGGAAGCTCCAGTGGATaatcctgttccagaaatcgctGCAGTAGAAATTACAGCACCGGCGGAAACAATTCCAGCTCCTGTGGAAGCTCCAGTGGATagtcctgttccagaaatcgctGCAGTAGAAACAATCCCAGCTCCTGTGGAAGCTCCAGTGGATAATCCTGTTCCAGAAGTATCTGCAGTAGAAGCTGCAGCACCAGCAGAAACGATCCCAGCTCCTGTGGAAGCACCAGTGGATaatcctgttccagaaatcgctGCAGTAGAAGCTGCAGCACCGCCGGAAACAATCCCAGTTCCTGTGGAACCACCAGTGGATaatcctgttccagaaatcgctGCAGTAGAAGCTGCAGCACCGCCGGAAACAATCCCAGCTCCTGTGGAAGCACCAGTGGATaatcctgttccagaaatcgctGCAGTAGAAGCTGCAGCACCAGCAGAAACAATCCCAGCTCCTGTGGAAGCTCCAGTGGATagtcctgttccagaaatcgctGCAGTAGAAGCTGCAGCACCAGCAGAAACAATCCCAGCTCCTGTGGAAGCTCCAGTGGATagtcctgttccagaaatcgctGCAGTAGAAACAATCCCAGCTCCTGTGGAAGCTCCAGTGGATagtcctgttccagaaatcgctGCAGTAGAAACAATCCCAGTTCCTGTGGAACCACCAGTGGATaatcctgttccagaaatcgctGCAGTAGAAGCTGCAGCACCGCCGGAAACAATCCCAGCTCCTGTGGAAGCACCAGTGGATaatcctgttccagaaatcgctGCAGTAGGAGCTGCAGCACCAGCAGAAACAATCCCAGCTCCAGTGGAAGCTCCATTGGATaatcctgttccagaaatcgctGCAGTAGGAGCTGCAGCACCAGCAGAAACAATCCCAGCTCCAGTGGAAGCTCCATTGGATaatcctgttccagaaatcgctACAGTAGAAACAATCCCAGCTCCTGTGGAACCACCAGTGGATaatcctgttccagaaatcgctGCAGTAGAAGCTGCAGCACCAGCAGAAACAATCCCAGCTCCAGTGGAAGCTCCAGTGGATagtcctgttccagaaatcgctGCAGTAGAAGCTGCAGCACCAGCAGAAACAATCCCAGCTCCTGTGGAAGCTCCAGTGGATagtcctgttccagaaatcgctGCAGTAGAAACAATCCTAGCTCCTGTGGAAGCTCCAGTGGATaatcctgttccagaaatcgctGCAGTAGAAACTACAGCACCGCCGGAAACAATCCCTGCTCCTGTTGAACCACCAGTGGATaatcctgttccagaaatcgctGCAGTAGAAACAATCCCAGCTCCTGTGAAAGCTCCAGTGGATaatcctgttccagaaatcgctTCAGTAGAAACTACAGCACCGGCGGAAACAATCCCAGCTCCTGTGGAAGCTCCAGTGGATaatcctgttccagaaatcgctGCAGTAGAAGCTGCAGCACCGCCGGAAACAATCCCAGTTCCTGTGGAACCACCAGTGGATaatcctgttccagaaatcgctGCAGTAGAAGCTGCAGCACCGCCGGAAACAATCCCAGCTCCTGTGGAAGCACCAGTGGATaatcctgttccagaaatcgctGCAGTAGAAGCTGCAGCACCAGCAGAAACAATCCCAGCTCCTGTGGAAGCTCCAGTGGATagtcctgttccagaaatcgctGCAGTAGGAGCTGCAGCACCAGCAGAAACAATCCCAGCTCCAGTGGAAGCTCCATTGGATaatcctgttccagaaatcgctGCAGTAGGAGCTGCAGCACCAGCAGAAACAATCCCAGCTCCAGTGGAAGCTCCATTGGATaatcctgttccagaaatcgctACAGTAGAAACAATCCCAGCTCCTGTGGAACCACCAGTGGATaatcctgttccagaaatcgctGCAGTAGAAGCTGCAGCACCAGCAGAAACAATCCCAGCTCCAGTGGAAGCTCCAGTGGATagtcctgttccagaaatcgctGCAGTAGAAGCTGCAGCACCAGCAGAAACAATCCCAGCTCCTGTGGAAGCTCCAGTGGATagtcctgttccagaaatcgctGCAGTAGAAACAATCCCAGCTCCTGTGGAAGCTCCAGTGGATaatcctgttccagaaatcgctGCAGTAGAAACTACAGCACCGCCGGAAACAATCCCTGCTCCTGTTGAACCACCAGTGGATaatcctgttccagaaatcgctGCAGTAGAAACAATCCCAGCTCCTGTGAAAGCTCCAGTGGATaatcctgttccagaaatcgctTCAGTAGAAACTACAGCACCGGCGGAAACAATCCCAGCTCCTGTGGAAGCTCCAGTGGATaatcctgttccagaaatcgctGCAGTAGAAGCTGGAGCACCGCCGAAAACAATCCCAGCTCCTGTGGAAGCTCCAGTGGATagtcctgttccagaaatcgctGCAGTAGAAACAATCCCAGCTCCTGTGGAACCACCAGTGGATaatcctgttccagaaatcgctGCAGTAGAAGCTGCAGCACCAGCAGAAACAATCCCAGCTCCAGTGGAAGCTCCAGTGGATagtcctgttccagaaatcgctGCAGTAGAAGCTGCAGCACCAGCAGAAACAATCCCAGCTCCTGTGGAAGCTCCAGTGGATAGTTctgttccagaaatcgctGCAGTAGAAACAATCCCAGCTCCTGTGGAAGCTCCAGTGGATAATCCTGTTCCAGAAGTAGCTGCAGTAGAAGCTGCAGCACCGGCGGAAACAATCCCAGCTCCTGTGGAAGCTCCAGTGGATaatcctgttccagaaatcgctGCAGTAGAAACTACAGCACCGCCGGAAACAATCCCAGCTCCTGTTGAACCACCAGTGGATAATCCTGTTCCAAAAATCGCTGCAGTAGAAACAATCCCAGCTCCTGTGGAAGCTCCAGTGGATaatcctgttccagaaatcgctTCAGTAGAAACTACAGCACCGGCGGAAACAATCCCAGCTCCTGTGGAAGCTCCAGTGGATaatcctgttccagaaatcgctGCAGTAGAAGCTGGAGCACCGCCGAAAACAATCCCAGCTCCTGTGGAAGCTCCAGTGGATagtcctgttccagaaatcgctGCAGTAGAAACAATCCCAGCTCCTGTGGAACCACCAGTGGATaatcctgttccagaaatcgctGCAGTAGAAGCTGCAGCACCAGCAGAAACAATCCCAGCTCCAGTGGAAGCTCCAGTGGATagtcctgttccagaaatcgctGCAGTAGAAGCTGCAGCACCAGCAGAAACAATCCCAGCTCCTGTGGAAGCTCCAGTGGATagtcctgttccagaaatcgctGCAGTAGAAACAATCCCAGCTCCTGTGGAAGCTCCAGTGGATAATCCTGTTCCAGAAGTAGCTGCAGTAGAAGCTGCAGCACCGGCGGAAACAATCCCAGCTCCTGTGGAAGCTCCAGTGGATaatcctgttccagaaatcgctGCAGTAGAAACTACAGCACCGCCGGAAACAATCCCAGCTCCTGTTGAACCACCAGTGGATaatcctgttccagaaatcgctGCAGTAGAAACAATCCCAGCTCCTGTGGAAGCTCCAGTGGATaatcctgttccagaaatcgctTCAGTAGAAACTACAGCACCGGCGGAAACAATCCCAGCTCCTGTGGAAGCTCCAGTGGATaatcctgttccagaaatcgctGCAGTAGAAGCTGCAGCACCGCCGGAAACAATCCCAGCTCCTGTGGAAGCTCCAGTGGATagtcctgttccagaaatcgctGCAGTAGAAGCTCCAGCACCGGCGGAAACAATCCTAGCTCCTGTGGAACCACCAGGGGATAATCCTGTTCCACAAATCGCTGCAGTAGAAGGTCCAGCACCAGCGGAAACAATTCCAAAGCCTGTGGAGGCACCCGCGGAACCAATCTCATCTCCTGTGGAAGCACCAGTGGATATTCCAGTTCCAGAAATCGCTGCACAAGAATCCGTCGCACCAGCGGAAACGATCCCAACTCCTGCGAAAGCTCCTGTGCATAGTCCTGCTTCAGAAATCTCCTCTGCAGTAGGTACTTCGGAAGCCGCCGAAACAATTTCATCTCTTGCTGTGGAATCTTCTCTGGATAATCTTCCTCTGGAACCTGGCACAGTCGATTCTGCGGCCTTGAAGTCATCTGCAGATGACCATAATATTCTACAGACTGAACTGTTGGATTCAGCTCAAGGAAGTGGGGCCTCAGAATCCACCAAGGGTGATGCTTCCATGATAGGTAAAGCATCTCAAAAGTGCCTGCGGAGACAGCCGAACATAACCGACACAATACCGAGCGAAGGAAACTTGTCCTTGAAATCCGATCCTGTGAACCTCCTGGGCACCATTTGCAAGTTTTACATAAAAGACAAACGACTGTTGGCAACGATCGAACGAAGACGTCGCCGGGCTTTGATCATGCACAAGTACCTGAGTTCCTTTGACTCCATGGATGATTCCATAGAGGATGTTGGCTGCGATAGCCATCCAAGCTTATTCCAAGAACTAAATGAAGATGGCTCAGAGCCCCAAGTAGAGATGATTCCGCCAACTGGCAGGGTAGAAACTCCACCACCTGAAGTTGATATAGAAGATGCAGTAGCTACAAGTAAGACTGAATGTGTAGAGGAATCAGATCATTCAGAAAGTTTGATAGAAATTCCGAAATTTGATAATTTTGAAACAGTTAAGACTGAAACACATTTTGTAGATGAGGTCAGTACAGAAGTTGCTAGTTTGATGGGCCAGCAGGAATCTCCTGTGAAAACTTTAGACGATAGAGTTCCAGTTAGTGACAGCTTAGCGACCATCCTTCGATGGGATAGGGCCAGTCAAACATCCTGCGATATGGCAGATGAGCTCGATAGAGACACAGAGTCCTTCATTGCGGTTAGTCTCGGTGAAATCACCTATAACTTTATCAACGACATTCTCTTCTCAGATCAATTGAGTACAGAGTCGAATCACAGCGACGAAAGTGAGCCCTCCACGGCCTGTGAGACGTTCAACGGCGAGGCCGACTCCGAGCAGGACTTTGTTAGCGAAAGGGTCTTAGTCCTGGACGAGCATCGATCCCCGAGTACTAACACAAACTCTAATCGCACCTCGCACGCCAACTTGCATCTAACTCTAACCAAAACTAACACCTCCCATTCGGCCAGTAGACGCACTAACGGAAAACTAACAAATGGTTCCCTGAGATGGTCCAGCAAATCGGTCAATGACATTGGCAGTGAACTAACCAACGGTGGTCCGAAGGTTGCGCAACCGGACGATGTTGCCGATGACGATGTTGTACTGTTGCGGCGCTTTGTGCCAGGTAACCCAGGGTTAAGGCCATAACTGTCATCACTCGGTGTTTGTTGTAACTTGATTCCTTGATTCCTTAGCCTGGCTTCACTGTCTCttctatgtgtgtgtttttgtgtttcGCCCAATAGTCAAGTGGGTCGACTAAAGTATTAACCAATAATAAAAGCGAAGAGTAATCTTTAAAAGAACATTcctttatttcaaaaatatttatttaaatacccAAGAGAAtgtaaattaatattattgtaactgaaaattgaaataaagGATATGGTTTTAAACTTAAAGCAGTTTCGATAAGAGGGGGATCGCTTTTCGATTTTCAACTTACTCGACCCACTCTCCGCTTCACGTCCTTGGAATTAAATCAAATCTAAAATATGTTTCTAGGTTCCATTGCGGAGCGGGAAGTGAAAAAGTGGTACAATGCCGTCGAGATGCCAAATAATCCATACGCACCGGAGGCCCTGAAGCAGCGCATCAGTGGCACCCAGGAGCGGTACATGGATGTGCCGAACATCAGTCCCAGTGCCGAGCAGAAAGCTCTGGCATCGGCTCTAACGGAAAGCACTGACTCTGCCTCCCCACAAACTGATTACAAGCGGTAACTTTCTTCCTTAACGTGTCCTTTCTGTTTTCTCTATAATATTCTTAACCCATAGCTATAGTCGCGATTACTATATCAACGATGCCCCCAATGGCACTCCTGGAAGTGTAAGGACTAATGCCACTGCAAGTGCATCCATCAATTCTGAGGATGCTGAGGACATTGTGATCAACGAGGTAAATCAAGAACCAGAACCACTTCCACCAACGCATGGCCAACGCATTTCAAGTAGCGCTCAGAGTAACGTTGCCGACCTCTCTCATTGGACACTATCCACGCCAGTGCGCCGTAGCAGTTCGCTTAAGTTCATTAACAGCCGCCCCGCCCACTCCCACACCCACTCCCACTCGCCGTCCCTATCCCCCACCCCGTACGCCAGCGCCTCATTAGCCTACGATCGGTCAGCTCACCTCGAACGTCCTTCCACATCGGCGTCCCATTACCGAGAATCGAGTCTAGGAATAGGAGACGACGATCATGACTTCGACGTGAGATCACATCGCTCCTGGCGCAGCAGCTACAGCTCCCTGCCCAAGCGGCACACCCAGTCCACCCTGAGTCTGCACAGCAGCGGTAGCGGGGTGTCCTTCGGCTCGTCCGCTTCGAAGAGGCGCCTGGCTGCCGGAGGTCCTTCCGCCGGTGTTCTCACTCAATTCGAGAAGCAGCTACTGCACAAGGACCTTAAGCGGAACAGCTTCCGGGCTGTGTCCACCACTTCAAAGGATTTCGTAATGAATCCGCTGTTCGAGAGCGAGCCCATCCAGGCGGGAAAGCTGG
Coding sequences:
- the LOC6496030 gene encoding mucin-2 isoform X5, with translation MAGEVPATATPSPVARNINNNDNNNNSDSSHSSKESSPVQQQLNSSVDSGIAVLEAETPTLRRRQRLQQCQRILQVLQRDRLTHQQLRDRLSKLANKKWTKEETREDQNCNVCCADLDLSSAKNYVTCCTCGKSVCRGLKCADWRPKDAKWECQLCQNSKESLAHTSSWVAEQMSFNQHKFVYPMRARSEVYIPIAGDGNDSSMQFESVSQVGQANNLDERAKIREYVEQIVAEMLGGNLDQIKVGQLSKSENYLPAIVNGYNNSSNGNTTNNNNNNNELADISQTRLRSLIETIIAETLRSSSLSASGAVSEISLDTRSHVSELANGNGLKRRHRTEHYFEPKIYQDLLATAVLNKIADKEGNTRLLAESTPDLSGHHIDENFNAEALSTTSGSSIEPRSDSSLTDHEIVLDNGKSQSLQAELERESVLSDYIAAHMVPLPDFSASVTESEDDVGSISSSMIADGTWEDNWLFKKKRSSATPSSIGMLVPAPKENVRAQIGDKTADEVSDLSEMGSDAEDSSLDLMRCNELNDRLLSKHLIGGQNTKLVLDELVDRTSLISHTLPEEHEPAFTETTNVLLVETTGVAPPVSPPPPPPMVFQDDSVTEEPVPAPIAAQADSEEPASLDGCTGFSTIEYIDEEQMHESVPSVIEILAAMALGPMLAVPASEQPGAMTPSEMHTLKELSDLALAEINARTMELAHHSLDIIEEENTEPVETDVTNHILEPSAQISAKDTENLGNDNPMITKNDDEKDPSPESTAETSTSPLTKNNPAPESTEIAAETPTATNPAELAVTTSVPEFIKVEAAAPAETIPAPVEAPVDNPVPEIAAVETTAPAETILAPVEAPVDNPVPEIAAVETTPAPVEAAVDSPVPEIAAVEAAAPPETIPAPVEPPVDNPVPEIAAVETTAPAETIPAPVAAPVDNPVPEIAAVGAAAPPETVPAPVEAPVDSPVPEIAAVEAAAPPETIPVPVEPPVDNPVPEIAAVETIPAPVEAPVDSPVPEIAAVEAAAPTETIPAPVEAPLDNPVPEIAAVEAAAPTETIPAPVDNPVPEIAAVEAAALPETVPAPVEALVDSPVPEIAAVEAAAPAETITAPVEAPVDSPVPEIAAVKTTAPAETIPAPVEAPMDNPVPEIAAVETIPAPVEAPVDSPVPEIAAVEAAAPTETIPAPVEAPVDNPVPEIAAVETTAPAETIPAPVAAPVDNPVPEIAAVGAAAPPETVPAPVEAPVDSPVPEIAAVEAAAPPETIPVPVEPPVDNPVPEIAAVETIPAPVEAPVDSPVPEIAAVEAAAPTETIPAPVEAPLDNPVPEIAAVEAAAPTETIPAPVDNPVPEIAAVETTAPAETIPSPVDNPVPEIAAVEAAAPTETIPAPVDNPVPEIAAVETTAPPETIPAPVEAPDDSPVPEIAAVETTAPAETIPAPVEAPMDNPVPEIAAVETIPAPVEAPVDSPVPEIAAVAAAAPTETIPAPVDNTVPEIAAVETTAPAETIPAPVEAPLDNPVPEIAAVEAAAPTETIPAPVDNPVPEIAAVEITAPAETIPAPVEAPVDSPVPEIAAVEAAVPAETISAPVEPPVDNPVPEIAAVEAAAPPEAIPAPVEPPVDNPVPEIAAVEAAAPAETIPAPVEAPLDNPVPEIAAVEAAAPPETIPAPVEPPVDNPVPEIAAVEAAAPPETIPAPVEPPVDNPVPEIAAVEAAAPAETIPAPVEAPLDNPVPEIAAVETIPAPVEAPLDNPVPEIAAVEAAAPTETIPAPVDNPVPEIAAVETTAPPETIPAPVEAPDDSPVPEIAAVETTAPAETIPAPVEAPMDNPVPEIAAVETIPAPVEAPVDSPVPEIAAVEAAAPTETIPPPVDNPVPEIAAVETTAPAETIPAPVEAPVNSPVPEIAAVETTAPTETIPAPVEPPVDNPVPEIAAVEAAAPPETIPAPVEAPVDNPVPEIAAVEAAAPPETIPAPVEAPVDNPVPEVAAVETIPAPVEAPVEYTVPDLAAVEAAAPPETIPAPVEAPVNSPVPEIGAVETIPAPVEAPVDNPVPEVAAVEAAAPAETIPASVEAPVDNPVPKIAAVETIPAPVEAPVDNPVPEIAAVEITAPAETIPAPVEAPVDSPVPEIAAVETIPAPVEAPVDNPVPEVSAVEAAAPAETIPAPVEAPVDNPVPEIAAVEAAAPPETIPVPVEPPVDNPVPEIAAVEAAAPPETIPAPVEAPVDNPVPEIAAVEAAAPAETIPAPVEAPVDSPVPEIAAVEAAAPAETIPAPVEAPVDSPVPEIAAVETIPAPVEAPVDSPVPEIAAVETIPVPVEPPVDNPVPEIAAVEAAAPPETIPAPVEAPVDNPVPEIAAVGAAAPAETIPAPVEAPLDNPVPEIAAVGAAAPAETIPAPVEAPLDNPVPEIATVETIPAPVEPPVDNPVPEIAAVEAAAPAETIPAPVEAPVDSPVPEIAAVEAAAPAETIPAPVEAPVDSPVPEIAAVETILAPVEAPVDNPVPEIAAVETTAPPETIPAPVEPPVDNPVPEIAAVETIPAPVKAPVDNPVPEIASVETTAPAETIPAPVEAPVDNPVPEIAAVEAAAPPETIPVPVEPPVDNPVPEIAAVEAAAPPETIPAPVEAPVDNPVPEIAAVEAAAPAETIPAPVEAPVDSPVPEIAAVGAAAPAETIPAPVEAPLDNPVPEIAAVGAAAPAETIPAPVEAPLDNPVPEIATVETIPAPVEPPVDNPVPEIAAVEAAAPAETIPAPVEAPVDSPVPEIAAVEAAAPAETIPAPVEAPVDSPVPEIAAVETIPAPVEAPVDNPVPEIAAVETTAPPETIPAPVEPPVDNPVPEIAAVETIPAPVKAPVDNPVPEIASVETTAPAETIPAPVEAPVDNPVPEIAAVEAGAPPKTIPAPVEAPVDSPVPEIAAVETIPAPVEPPVDNPVPEIAAVEAAAPAETIPAPVEAPVDSPVPEIAAVEAAAPAETIPAPVEAPVDSSVPEIAAVETIPAPVEAPVDNPVPEVAAVEAAAPAETIPAPVEAPVDNPVPEIAAVETTAPPETIPAPVEPPVDNPVPKIAAVETIPAPVEAPVDNPVPEIASVETTAPAETIPAPVEAPVDNPVPEIAAVEAGAPPKTIPAPVEAPVDSPVPEIAAVETIPAPVEPPVDNPVPEIAAVEAAAPAETIPAPVEAPVDSPVPEIAAVEAAAPAETIPAPVEAPVDSPVPEIAAVETIPAPVEAPVDNPVPEVAAVEAAAPAETIPAPVEAPVDNPVPEIAAVETTAPPETIPAPVEPPVDNPVPEIAAVETIPAPVEAPVDNPVPEIASVETTAPAETIPAPVEAPVDNPVPEIAAVEAAAPPETIPAPVEAPVDSPVPEIAAVEAPAPAETILAPVEPPGDNPVPQIAAVEGPAPAETIPKPVEAPAEPISSPVEAPVDIPVPEIAAQESVAPAETIPTPAKAPVHSPASEISSAVGTSEAAETISSLAVESSLDNLPLEPGTVDSAALKSSADDHNILQTELLDSAQGSGASESTKGDASMIGSIAEREVKKWYNAVEMPNNPYAPEALKQRISGTQERYMDVPNISPSAEQKALASALTESTDSASPQTDYKRYSRDYYINDAPNGTPGSVRTNATASASINSEDAEDIVINEAQTANVAVTEQEQSEESVFKALPVQVLDESLETQSNPSLYSVQTTNTTTSDESDTVRIYDFNKQETTVIRATPAEQQPSTSTTSSMESAQSAPASVSSIDSSVSKKRERPVVLQFGPGDSAPTVGSPVSTPTRGSTPPAFRFLQPKRKLIDPSQVLSVDEDDEPDQPKTPAAEKPVIEDEVAHAMPSVKALAQAFLLTSKHTQYERRWRAKVRIAAPPDTPDKPASSLAKRHKLEHAVSMAEVADEATIASDLSSLETDPSIHSEGLPPIASPASPVPVRHGFLRSNIAFFENLKFK